In Bactrocera oleae isolate idBacOlea1 chromosome 3, idBacOlea1, whole genome shotgun sequence, a genomic segment contains:
- the LOC106623343 gene encoding mucin-22: MIARHVSVCHMLTGAMLVLLVCGTPAKAAPMGEAATKVHGISNNNGTLEIGKIGYDHANITPTGFSSTDVQPYASTEVETEAETATTSLPITIKEMALTEVAVVTELKGRDQQVIARELANEVASMKDVTVDDSDFVAATTFGTNFPHQMHTATTTITISPATETPIVPSGATESPAILGELVRAAAAANEILAAALNVATMAVSKINITTPATKVDVANLPTTLQPKAAPNTTSADNHEQVNYSEGLLETTEVNKWQHNDVENTEVNTAIPNYTTPPLGKENKAFGVSVSAEVNHKNLPVKELERIRENQTTIPIDIQKTPAESITKSAPEEATDLTDTDHEVSESMNIEKTKESQESLALSPPRSDKNFGTSTTDAENLVINIIDNIAIQTEPAVESTIYVASITTEKVNGTTETEDLKQVQQDQSLRETGENATEYAVRTTTTESLETLIAVESEAQVPNKIDFVSEKEVLETITTISKPTTIEDSSSNILSIASESILPTNKTITATTIERLTDENLTTETETNQQINYTTIAPVLVITTTGVLEEDMSSTESSDVKTSILETDNIAATEQSEMLVGDIQQTTTSSSPTLTSDSITETSDEQQTERSAKETTTVSAGELFTSFEKDEETAQNSLEAIKTTTNFIDGEITGTGIPLEENISTQSEISPTEASKNLANFKVFPNVAQQTTTEDITTLRNNAETTTYTTKAPATQPSEMDDTKTGTTTEIRETITATTEEELSTTIKTAENKLDSEDVAESEARAAAEVEEKPLYTSTVNEQLQQQRVVNESDSAKTTTNTIVTTEESAIEDADAATSTTTADIIATTTNLIPEVDVTTIILSTTPEPYITTTTTTTLSPMSLIVAEHEARSLDKTPPRVSRIVNQDGVEVLTGYSIVHQMQAAALAALATDGA; encoded by the coding sequence ATGATAGCAAGACATGTCTCGGTTTGCCACATGCTAACTGGCGCGATGCTAGTATTGCTAGTCTGTGGCACACCTGCCAAAGCAGCGCCAATGGGTGAAGCAGCAACAAAAGTGCATGgaatcagcaacaacaatggcacTTTAGAAATTGGCAAAATCGGATATGATCATGCCAACATAACACCTACTGGATTTTCTTCTACAGATGTTCAGCCGTATGCTAGCACCGAAGTCGAAACAGAAGCCGAAACGGCGACCACTTCGTTGCCCATAACTATCAAGGAAATGGCTTTAACTGAAGTGGCAGTAGTGACTGAGTTGAAGGGCCGGGACCAGCAAGTGATCGCGCGTGAACTTGCTAATGAAGTCGCGTCAATGAAAGACGTGACAGTTGACGATAGCGATTTTGTTGCTGCAACAACATTTGGGACGAATTTTCCCCATCAAATGCATACCGCGACAACAACTATAACAATATCACCAGCAACAGAAACACCGATAGTCCCTTCGGGAGCAACTGAAAGCCCGGCGATTTTAGGTGAATTGGTGAGAGCAGCCGCGGCGGCAAATGAGATTTTAGCAGCTGCTTTAAACGTCGCAACAATGGCAGTCTCTAAAATTAACATTACCACGCCTGCAACTAAGGTTGATGTAGCTAACCTACCAACCACATTGCAACCAAAAGCGGCACCAAACACCACATCTGCTGACAATCATGAGCAAGTAAATTACAGTGAAGGGTTGCTGGAAACTACTGAAGTTAATAAATGGCAACATAACGATGTTGAGAACACAGAAGTAAACACTGCGATACCAAATTATACAACTCCGCCACTGGGAAAGGAGAATAAAGCATTTGGCGTAAGTGTTTCAGCTGAGGTCAACCATAAAAATTTGCCTGTTAAAGAGTTAGAGAGAATACGCGAAAACCAGACAACAATACCAATTGATATTCAGAAAACACCTGCCGAATCAATAACAAAGTCAGCACCCGAAGAAGCTACAGATTTAACCGATACGGATCATGAAGTTTCCGAATcaatgaatattgaaaaaacaaaagagTCTCAAGAATCTTTAGCCTTATCTCCGCCAAGGAGTGACAAAAATTTTGGAACTTCAACTACAGACGCCGAAAATTTAGTAATAAACATCATCGACAACATCGCGATACAAACAGAACCTGCTGTAGAATCAACAATTTATGTAGCATCGATAACCACAGAAAAGGTTAATGGAACTACAGAAACTGAAGACCTGAAGCAAGTGCAACAAGACCAATCTTTGCGAGAAACTGGAGAGAATGCGACAGAATATGCAGTTAGAACAACAACTACTGAATCGCTGGAAACACTTATTGCCGTGGAAAGCGAAGCGCAGGTaccaaataaaattgatttcgtATCTGAGAAAGAGGTGTTAGAAACTATAACTACTATATCCAAACCCACAACAATTGAGGATAGTAGttctaatatattatcaattgcTTCCGAATCTATTTTgccaacaaacaaaacaataactGCTACAACAATAGAGCGTTTAACTGATGAAAATCTGACAACTGAGACAGAAACAAATCaacaaattaattatacaaCAATAGCGCCAGTACTTGTAATTACAACAACAGGAGTTTTAGAGGAGGATATGTCATCTACAGAATCGTCAGACGTTAAAACCAGTATATTAGAAACGGATAACATTGCAGCTACGGAACAAAGTGAAATGTTGGTGGGTGATATACAGCAAACGACAACATCATCTAGTCCAACATTAACTTCAGACAGCATAACAGAGACATCCGATGAACAACAGACAGAACGATCAGCAAAGGAAACAACAACAGTCTCTGCGGGAGAGTTGTTCACATCATTCGAAAAAGATGAAGAAACAGCACAAAACTCACTAGAGGCTATAAAGACAACTACAAACTTCATTGATGGAGAAATCACTGGAACAGGAATACCGTTGGAAGAAAATATCTCCACACAGAGCGAAATATCTCCTACAGAAGCAAGTAAAAATCTAGCAAATTTCAAAGTGTTCCctaatgttgcacaacaaacaacaacagaagACATAACGACCTTGAGAAATAATGCGGAAACAACAACTTACACTACCAAGGCGCCGGCAACGCAACCGTCAGAAATGGATGACACAAAAACAGGAACGACAACTGAGATACGGGAAACAATTACAGCTACTACTGAAGAAGAGCTAAGCACTACCATAAAAACCGCAGAAAATAAGCTTGATTCGGAGGATGTTGCTGAATCAGAAGCGAGGGCAGCCGCTGAAGTTGAAGAGAAGCCACTCTATACGAGCACAGTGAACGAGCAGCTGCAGCAGCAACGAGTGGTAAACGAGAGTGACAGCGCAAAAACTACCACGAACACTATCGTAACAACTGAAGAAAGTGCAATAGAAGACGCGGATGCAGCAACCAGTACAACTACTGCAGatataatagcaacaacaacaaatctaaTACCTGAGGTAGATGTAACAACAATTATTTTAAGTACTACTCCTGAACCATATatcaccacaacaacaacaaccactttGTCCCCAATGAGTCTAATTGTAGCCGAGCATGAAGCGCGTTCCCTCGACAAGACGCCACCGCGAGTTAGTAGGATTGTCAATCAAGATGGTGTCGAGGTGTTGACTGGCTACTCCATAGTACATCAGATGCAAGCAGCGGCCTTGGCGGCATTGGCAACGGACGGTGCGTAA